The Culex quinquefasciatus strain JHB chromosome 2, VPISU_Cqui_1.0_pri_paternal, whole genome shotgun sequence genome contains the following window.
TAGCACGTAATCTGTGCGCAGCTCTATCCACGATATCCCACAATTTATTGTACCTCTTTGGTATGTTTGGTCCTCGTGCGGTCCAGTCTGATAAGGATTACTGGAATGTCCTCCAATTCATGATCGGGGAGCCACGTCAACGGAACGAACGCATAGCAAATATTTGCCCCTTTTTCTCTGATTTCTTTGGAAAGGGGGTGTCCATTAGTAATACTTTCACCTCCGTCTAATGAATATTCattctaaaatttattaaaatacaaataaactCTGTGAAATATGACGGTGATAGCGGAAAAATGAGTAAACATTGAGTGACCAAGATAGGATCAGCCCTTTTTTGATTGGGTCGTGGCGCGGCTCCTACCACTATCAGCGATTCgatcaaattatgaaaatggccCCCCCTCTTTTCCAAGTGGGGGGCTTTTCCAGTGCCAGAATTTTCCGAGGTCGCCCCCGCACGTAACATCAATGATACCAACACAGGAAAGTTGTCCAATAAATTTCCACAAAACAATATTTCACACATTGGAAATAAATTTTCCATTCAATTTCCTGCCCGGGCCCAGACTCACATGGCAGGGGCGGCATATGTTTCCTATTGCATTAGTTTCGGTTATGTAGCTTGACCTTTGTTGGTGGAAGTCGCTGCCGATGGTCGTCGCAGTGATTTACTGgggaaaatctatttttatgaGCTGTGGCGAATCGGCCATGTGAGGCGCGCGTCCTTTCGGGGCCGGAAAATTTCCTCACGTGGCTCGGGAAAACTATTCTTATTTATAGACTAACCTTCACTTTGTCTAATGGACGCACACACTTTATCAGGGAACAATTTAGTCGAAATTTCCATTTGACTACACTtaccaaccagaaaaaaagaTAACTGCAAGCCGAAAGAAAGAGCAATTTGTCTACCCCCAAAACTTTCGTGACGACCAGATTCCAGCTCTAGAAGGTCCTTTTTGTCCACCGACGAGtgtgtcttaaaaaaaaaaaaaagcgtgGATAAAAGTGGCTTGGCTCCTCGTTTGTTTTaagcaccaacaaaaaaaaaaaaaacaaaaaaacagtagAATCATTAAACATTGCAAAGCTTTCAGCGAGAAGCGCTCCGTGGGAGGAAAATTTACGCCCAACCTTAatgtaaaataataattaacCACAGTTTGAATAATTTCCGGATAAGGACACCGCGGCTGACCGGGAATGACCGCGCTCCGCGAGGTTAGTGTCTTTTGGCGGAGACAGCAAATGGTGGAAATGTGttcttttttggtgaaaaacaTTCTGTTTTTGACAAGTCACTTATCAGGAAAAGCTTTTTGGTACAAATTTATGGCGGGGTACCAGTTTGGGTACGATTTCACTATGAGAACTATAGAATTATACTTTTCTtgaaatgcagaaaaatgtttaagtttCATATAAAAAAGTTAATCAAATATTAATCCTTAAAAGAGAAAGCTCTATTACAAGTTCGAAAAAGGATTAAAACACAATTAGTCAATTAAATTGACATGActcagttatttaaaaaaaatcgattaaagTAACCATAATTCAATGAACAACATTACACAAAAAAGCAATcagtttaaattatttcaaacaatttttgtgacaaaaatagTTGTTTTAAATATACTTGGTGTATACACTGGGAGACAAACATAAAGAAATCGTCACCGTCGTGCTGACTTGTCGTACGTGAATttcgggccaaattgagttaagcacgccattttgtgcagcttcgatttcaatcctgagatattcaataaaaaccgaaaaactatgtgcatttttgtcacttttcatacgaaagaAACTTCTtgtcttgtcgtgctatcttgacacagcctgaaaattgatgtaagtgcgacaattggccaaagggatttcagatcaggacgcgtttgacacaagtacgagctcgactagCGTAAACATGTgttattataactcgggactctggcaaccaaattcaaccaaacttcggggcaatacACAGAATGGCCAACCAAACaaaacctgggtgatgaatagagagaatgcgtaacgtgattttcgaatgatcccactttgtttacatctacaatgTAGGaaactgttcaagcacaagcatgacttttttcttactggtaaatgagttGTTTTATAATCATTAGTATGTgttttttgtcttgttttttaCATTCATTGCTGGAAAAtggtgtgtgttttcaagtttcgatttgttagaagaggtttttctttttttcgggGAAGGAGAACTGCGGCTAGAGTGTAATTTTGcaatgtcgcagataaatttcttgtctgattttggaatcctgcaacTCTGCTTGGTCCAACGAAAAACATCGctttcattcttgcaaaaaaaaaactttttttttgataatcgataacaatactctctacttttgacaaacagtaaattggttccacttgaCTGACAGCTCAAAATTGGGGCCGTTTCGCGAACCACTATTCTACATccaaaacaaaacgtgtttgttattgtccgtttctctcaaagccgcgcggcatttcagaatgtgcagattttctgcacttttggtgcaataaaaaacatatctGACAACAATACCAGGCGATTCGAGGAAGAAGAtcatcaaaaacaaaacgcgctgTATGgaatttgacagcgcgcatttgccgaaagtgcggcgcttCGTTccgaggctggtttgccgcgtgtctttttcgggaatacgcgcaatattgtttacattgcgtgctctcgtttttgtttattcaaggtcaaacattgaaacgcgttttaaacattcgaaaaagacgagttttccaataattttcagcttgaaatagtgatgatttggaaatttggtgtcaaagagacttttatgtaaaattcgacgcccaatttgatagcgcactcagaaataaaaaaaaaagttttcatcgaaaaaaaaaatacaaaaaattgttcattttcgttattcaattgtaaaaaatgtttggatgggatatttaatgtacttttcaaatcagcaataacccagaagagccatttttcattcagaacgtttttttgtaaatatgcaGTGTTATTTTTTGGAGTGTAACAATGCTTTAAAACGTTTTATATCAGACAATTGCCTGTGTTGAACACTTGctctccgtcacgaaatatcgaaaaatggagctcgggTTCGTGATGAAcccattaggacaaagtttcacgcaaatctaagaggggttggggcaactgtTGGAGAATTACTcataatcaaaaatcaaataaaaactttacatattcaaaaatctgtaataataatctgtttttttatcaaatctAAGAAACTAatacggcaaagttgtagaattcttagaaaaaataggttaatCTCAATTTTTCCTAGGTACTGGAAGACAACAAATTGCATTATTTGAGCTATCATACAAACAAGTCTAAATAAATTTGGTAGCGctgccaatttttcaaaaacccacACGTTttgaaaaactgtaaaaaagtcaaaaacttttttaaaattaagtagaCCGTTTTGAACTCTCAAACGCTTAATTTTATAACATTTGGTAGAATTCACCAAATTTGacgcttccggttgcaaaagattcAGAACTGTCTTATATTTTAGCTGCCAGAGAAAAAAGGGTGCTCAAAAAtgagcaattttaaaaatttatgtgcACTCGAATtaacatattttcattttttaacccaaacattttgaatggttaaaaataagtattttacgacattttaaaatgttgcggccgataagaaaattttaagttctttaaattacaaaactttAAGCACTAAACTACAATTCGTTTGAACACACTTCACGATTCATATTCTACCACCTTCACCGGTAAAAAACCGGCACCCAACTAACCCCCTTCCTTCCTGCGAAGCAGGTGTGTTTTCCTGGAAAATTCAAATAACTTTAATTCCGCACACCACAGGTTGATTCGACCATCATCGCCGTCATCGTCGCAGCCACCACCGCCGCGGTCACGGTCCTTAATTGTAGCGTACCCTGCACCATACAGCCCCCCCCTTAATTCCATGCCGTGGCAATAAATCCGCAACACTTGAAGATTATCGATTTTTGCCATCAGTGCGAGTTTGATGGAATTTTTGCAGACTTTGAAGCGAAAGCGATCACATTTCAATCAATCGATTTTCACCTCCCCTTCAAAAGGTGAGGCTTTTGTGGGGTTGAGGATAAGGAAAATCTGGTTCGAATTCAGTGCCGAAGCACACTGTGACAAATGTAGACtgtattttcattgattttgaaGTGTAAAAAAGAATAATGTTTTCATTTGAactatattttttgaagaattgtggagacaattgtaaaaatttaaaatgattttcaagTAACTTTAATTTCGTTACTGTCCAAATCAGGTAGGAAACTCTCACCACCACCGAGAAAAACCGCCAGCGATAAAACAACAAAGAGAGCGTGTGCTCGCGCGAGCGAACTTTCCTCTCCCACGCACCCACACTGGCACAGATTTCGCTCAAAGTGGGCGTTGACAAACGCGTGTTGGCATGGGCGCGCATGCTCAGTTTGGAGTCCTCTGGGAGAATACCCACCGCATGAGTAGTAAGTAGTGCAACAACTCAGACAACGATGACAGCGTGGACAGTTGGATGAGCTCACACATTTTTAACTGCGCTTTTGTTGAGTGCTTTTGTTGGGGGTCGGGAAAAGTGTGTTGGTGGGAAAAGGGGGGAAATGCTCGTTACACAAAAGGGTGCACTCGAGGTAGTTTTTCATTGGTAAATGGTGTAAAATGTGAGCGTTGTCACTTCGACGGGGGGAAAAGGGGGGGAGGAAATGCTCGTCGACTTTTCCGGAAAGTGACACACAAATACAGCCAAACCAAGACACAGAGTCACACAGACAAGCAGAGATCTTTTTCTGGATCCTCCTATTGGACATCGTGTGTGAGTGTCCCGGCCCCAAGGAATCTAGTCTTATCTGTTCTGTTCCGTCGGAGGACGACGATTCTGCGTTCTGGGGGCCATCCGGAGCGAGAGAGGTCGTCCTCGGTGAGAGTGTCACTGCTGAAGTTGGGATGAGCTGATGGTGGTGCTATCTCTGTCACACCCGGAGCGCGcgtacacacacactcacacatactGACTGTGGGGGGAAAATCTGGGGATCCATCTCTATGTACTAGAATTAGGGAGGTAAATGGAAAAAGATGGGTTCCGCTGGGCAGAGGATTGGGATTTTCcgagagtgaaaaaaaaaaatacgaagaaAGAAAAGCAGCCCCCGCAAATGGaatgaattattgattttgtgATAAAAGTAAATAGCTGCTCGCTTTGTGCACGAAATTGCTACAATCTCTTTCACTGAAGATGAAGTTTTGTGATTTAGATGTTACAATGGTTTCCCGGTAATTATTTTACTCCTCTGGCTTTGTAAAGTATGAAATTCAGCTGGAATGGTTGGGTTTATGGGACTCTGAAGAATTATATTGTTTAAATGTATTCTTAttctattaaatttaaaaacaatgggTTAGctctgaataatttttaaatttctagaaAGGTAAATTCACTTAACACGTAGATGatagacataaaatttcattctaaaagcgtttttcggaattactAAAAATGTTGCAAGCAACTTgttgaaacatgatttttttagcgCTCGTCGTatttaaatgtacgactcgtgctgaaacaaTCTGCTttatgcaacttgttgcataaacttctatttttaaatgaaaatattaatcaactgaaaaaattatcattttttatcCGGAATCAGAAATTCTTTAATTTGAAAAGTGACTTTGAAAATAGGTTAAAATTAGGTTAAACACTAAAACTGTAAGCAAAATAAAGATATGTTCAGCAAAATAAGGATTGTACATTAAcattaggagtttttttttctaataaatgaaaacacaattcaatttcaagctttatttttaaaatataaaaacagaaTATTTCATTAAtggaatgataaaaaaatatgtcgtTCCAAGGGTAAATTATACTAAATTATATTCTAAAAATATCGCAGTTTTTGaaactactgaaattttcataattttatataatcatgcaatattaaattatacgaaaatttgaatgaatttttgcataaaataatacacacataaaaaattatcgattttttcTTGTATTATCAAGAAAAGCAAtacttgaatattaaaaaaaaatcgcacagtatttagtgaaaatgttaatattttacaaaaaaaaaaactgcaatgaaGTGCAAATGcacacaacatttttcattatttaaaacctttaatgaaaaattgattaCTACCTCACCCTGAGCCGACAGTAAAGGCTTGGGAATAACATCTTTTcatgtttgaaaatactaagctagtaacattttatgttatttatgacaagataaagttgttttggctttcaatcgatatcagaccaataacaaattttgttatgataacataaactgtaatTCAAATCTTatacaaaaatggattttccaagaagattccataacacttaatgttattttaactgtatttgttatttaaatgacatgaatttagttattacggTCTGTTCGGGacattagaaattttgaaaatttaagtatttaaataaaaaaaaacattcagttgaaaaatagattttacaaaaaactttaaTGAGGTGAAAAACTTCACAATATTTAGCATTGTTTTATACCTATATTGAACATCAcgaaattttgtgtatttgcatgaaatacagtattttgtgatagTTTTAATATTTGACAAAAAACATTCATTAAGTGAATATAAACACAAAGTAAGTCAAATGGAAAAATACGTGTTGagagaattcaaaattttataagctTTCAAtttcgtgatatttttttagttacttgaaattatttaattttcattcaagCAAAGTCTATCGCTTGTttttatttgacaaaaaaatgatgaatttgttaaaaaatatttaaatggtattgcccatttttttgtaaaatataacaagtaatatatttaaaatttaaattgagaaCTTAactaaaaattagtattgaagcttataaaaatgttatttaaaaatttcctgtttcatttttttgcaattttgctaacgaattgtttagatgtttcgtGAATTGCGAtgcatttattaaaaaaagtgtGAATATTAATCGTTAGTTGAACTAAAACGAATAAACACTTAATTTAGCTTTTCCAAGTCTACTCTAACTCAAACTGGCACTTAAACTTCAATCCAGCGACCGAAAATCACCTGCCCCGCGAGAGCTATTAAAAGCATGTTGCTTCCCCAAATTAGCATCAACCTCCACCGTTAATCCGTCTCATTCAGCATACCTTTTACGATGctttatgataatttttcaaacctGCCTGCTCTCCTCATTCCCCCCGGGTTCTTTTCCTTCCCTCAGAAAACTTTCACTCTCGTTCGTTCGCGACCACACGAAACCATAAATGTCAAATTATGTTTCGGGACTCGTACAAAAGGGGCACCTCTGcttaaattagacaaaattttgcatttggTTTTTGGAGGGTAAGATTGAAAtcctgacaatatttttttacatttttaaaagatgcaaatcttgaaatttttgaagaatatgatagacttttttttttctaaaaatgatgTTTAATAACCTAAGTAAAGTTAAAAAACTCTTGTAGTTGGATTCAATCAAGATTCAAAGACAATTTTTCCATTGGGACTGCTTTGTGAGTCCATTGGAAAAAAACGCTATAAAAGATATGCGTGATTTCTGGAGACAGAGAAAGCATTTTCATGTGCTCTGCTTTTTGAATGGTTGACGTTTTTGGGGCTGGGCGAGCTGTTTTTATGAAGAATTTTAATGATCAATCATTCACTCGTGGCCGCTTTGACTCATTTGGGGCTGGAGTGAATGTGTTAGGACACTGAATTTTCCTTACTggaaatcgcatgcaaaagtaaATACTCAATTGGATTCGTGTGGAATTAATTTGATGGAAGGtggaaaacattttcattttgtgAACTGTTAACGAATTGAAGTGCATTCTGGTCTGAATTCAGTTTTGTTTGGAGTTGATTTTGTATAAGATAGCATTTTAAAGTGTTGATAAATAGTGatcattttaatttgtttcgaaaaatcgaaaaattcaattttcaattttcgtgcattttgccttcctcactgaggtaaggctataatcctgctctaaaaatgaacttcgtataaaaacatcgtagacccaccttcatgtatacatatcgactcagaatcgaaaactgaacaaatgtctgtgtgtatgtgtgtgtgtatgtgtgtgtgtatgtgtgtgtgtatgtatgtatgtgaccaacaaactagctcatgtttctcggcactggctgaaccgatttaacCCGAACTTGTagcatttgacttggtttagggtcccatagatcgagtttcatacagattgaagtttcgataagtagttcaaaagttatgtataaaaatgtgttttcacatatatttggatctcgcttaactgtatgtaaactatgttcgggtccatcatccgacccatcgttggttaggttatcaaaagacctttccaacgagtccaaaacattgaagatctggcaaccctgtctcgagatatggccacttaagtgatattgatgtacttttttgaagccggatctcacttaaatgtatgtaaaccatgtctgggtccatcatccgacccatcgttggttaggttattaaaagacctttccaacgagtctaaattattgaagatttgggaaccctgtctcgagatatggccccttaagtgatattgatgtacttttttgaagcgggatctcacttaaatgtatgtaaactatgtccggatccaccatcctacctattgttggttaacttatcaaaatacctttccaatgagtccaaaacattgaagatctggcaaccctgtctcgagatatggccacttaggtgatattgatgtacttttatgaagccggatctcacttaaatgtatgtaaactatgtccggatccaccatccgacctattgttggttaggttatcaaaagacctttccaacgagtccaaaacattgaagatctggcaaccctgtctcgagatatggccacttaagtgacatttatgtacttttctgaagccggatctcacttaaatgtatgtaaactttgtccggatccatcatccgacccatcgttggttaggttatcaaaaaacctttccaacgaatccaaaacattgaagatctggcaaccctgtctagagatatggccacttaagtgatagcgatgtactttttggaagccggatctaaaaaatagatgaaacttgtgtacagccattgttgtgaggaaggctccaaccacataggtggattaagttagtttttataatttaacaCTAAAATATTCTAGAATTTATTACTAGAACTACTCGACCTTATGCAATATTTCTATGACCATCATCTATGCCCCCTAAGGAAATCCAAGTCGTGGTCGTTTGAGTCCGGTCATAAAACTCAATCTGGCTCGGTAGACCTCACACTCCCACCCACCACCTACAATCTTACCTTAGGTGTGTGTAGCCTTAGAGAGCCGTGTCTGAGCCTTCTAATGCCACATAAAAGCAAAATCATAACCAAACCACACACGTTGTCGGCGTCTGTTGGATGGATTAGCTAGGGTGCACAGAAAACGCAGCAACCATGGTAGGGTAGATTTAATCAAAAACTACCaattaacaagattttttttaactggcaGAAAACTAAaacggaaattttaaaaatatgacgAATAAAAATTCCTGGAAAAAACTCATTTTGCCGTTTTCCCAGTTTTATTCTTCAACACTCGATTAAATTTCGAATAAATATTTCTGCAAATCGCCACCCATCTCAATGTCTGCGTCCTCCCCGACGGGAACGGCTTCCCGACCGGCTCCCGGATCGGCTGCGGGATCGTCCCACCCGGGCCTGGGACCGTCTGCGCCTAGGAGACCGCGATCGTGGGGCCGCCCGGCGGACTCGCTCCATCGGCGGTTGGTTCATGGCTTCCAGGACGAAAGGCCGGCGTTGGGCTTCGGACAGCTGGTTCCACTCCTCGGCACCTTGCCGGATCACTTCGTTCGGGTTGAGGCCACGGTTTTCACGCCGAAAGTCCTTCAGAAAGTTGAAGTACGGATTCCGGGTTGGGCGTTCTTCCGTGGAGCGAGGGTTGTTTCGGGAGGTGCCGGTGGACTTGGGTTCCTGACTTGCGGGGGCCATTTTGGGATCGTTTTTCGAGGGGTTTTTGGAATTCTTGAACGGGAATGAAAAAAGAGGACCTTTGCGATTGACGGCTTGGTGGAAAATGGTTGGGCGTGAAAATTTCCAGACAAGGGCTGCTTTGATTAGCGAGATTGCTTTGTTCAAAGTCagtcttttttgccttcctcactgaggtaaggctataatcctgctctaaaattgaactttttatttaaagctcgaaccAAGGCTcgaacccaccttgatgtatacatatcgactcagaatcgaaaactgaacaaatgtctgtgtgtatgtgtgtgtgtatgtgaccaataatgtcacgcagttttctcagcactggctgaaccgattttgaccaaaccagtcgcattcgacttggtttagggtcccatacggtgctattgaattgtttgaagtttcgataagtacttcaaaagttatgtataaaaatgtgttttggcatattttcggaagttgaataaatggcagtaaactgaaccaaacatcatcatgttatacatcgttagttaggtaatcgaaagaactttccaacgagtccaaaacattgataatctggcaaccctgtctcgagttatacccacttaagtgatatttatgtacttttttgtagccggatctcacttaaatgcatgtaaacaatgtccggatccatcatccgacccatcgttggttaggtaatcgaaagacctttccaacgagtctaaaacattgaagatctggcaaccctgtctcgagttataaccacttatgtgatatttatgtacttttttttgtagccggaactcacttaaatgcatgtaaacaatgtctggatccaccatctgacccatcgttggttaggtaatcgaaagacctttccaacgagtccaaaacattgataatctggcaaccctgtctcgagttatacccacttaagtgatatttatgtacttttttgtagccggatctcacttaaatgcatgtaaacaatgtccggatccatcatccgacccatcgttagttaggtattcaaaagacctttccaacgagtctaaaacattgaagatctggcaaccctgtctcgagttataaccacttaagtgatatttatgtactttttttgtagccggaactcacttaaatgcatgtaaacaatgtctggatccaccatctgacccatcgttggttaggtaatcgaaagaactttccaacgagtccaaaacattgataatctggcaaccctgtctcgagttatacccacttaagtgatatttatgtacttttttgtagccggatctcacttaaatgcatgtaaacaatgtccggatccatcatccgacccatcgttagttaggtaatcaaaaaacctttccaacgagtctaaaacattgaagatctggcaaccctgtctcgagttataaccacttatgtgatatttatgtactttttttgtagccggaactcacttaaatgcatgtaaacaatgtctggatccatcatccgacccatcgttagttaggtaatcaaaaaacctttccaacgagtctaaaacattgaagatctggcaaccctgactcgagttataaccacttaagtgatatttatgtacttttttgtagccggaactcacttaaatacatataaacaatgtccggatctaccatctgacccatcgttagttaggtaatcgaaagacctttccaacgagtctaaaacattgcagatctggcaaccctgtctcgagttctgaccacttaagtgatatttatgtactttttttgtagccggatctcacttaaatgcatgtaaaaaatgtccggatccatcatccgacccatcgttggtaaggttatcgaaagacctttccaacgaatctaaaacTTTGacgatctggctaccctgtcttgagctatgaccacttaagtgacatttatttacttttttgtagccggatctcacttaaatgtatgtaaacaatgtccggatccaccatccaacccatcgttggttaagaaatcgaaagacccttccaacgagtctaaaacattgaggatctggcaaccctgtctcatgctatgaccacttaagatgcgacttatgagcccttgagtgacatgtgtgttttttgtattccggaacttaacgaaatcagacgaaaattgtgtccaaacccatcatatcacatatcacccattgttggaaaagggtgaggaaggcaccaaccacataggtggattaagttagttttgaaTTGtagttttcagcattttttcgagacgagatttgtctggaAGTAAATCAATGTTGACCTCGgtttaacctagaggttaggtcgttagctcagtccaagtataggagtcgtctctctgAGTCTTGCCTCGGTTGAGTCGCATGTAGGCAGTTCGACTcaaaatccaaaggtcgtcagttcgaatcccggagtgGACGGAAGCTTAGatgtaaaaaaaggtttgcaattgcctcaacaaatcaagcctttggacacctagtttcgagtaggaatcttgtcattgagaacgccaaggcaatgctctagagcgaacaatttgttttttttcagtttccatTCCTAATTGTTGACAAATATTTTCGcactcttcgacaaagttgttccctgCAACACGAATTATAAACTcgtgaggtttttgaaaaacgcATAAATTGTTAGGGGAAaactgg
Protein-coding sequences here:
- the LOC119767501 gene encoding protamine, which codes for MAPASQEPKSTGTSRNNPRSTEERPTRNPYFNFLKDFRRENRGLNPNEVIRQGAEEWNQLSEAQRRPFVLEAMNQPPMERVRRAAPRSRSPRRRRSQARVGRSRSRSGSRSGSRSRRGGRRH